The region ATAAATCTCATCCATCTGCAGAGGATGTCTATAAAAATGTATCAAAGAAATATCCAACGATGTCTTTTGCTACTGTGTACAGCACACTTGAGATTTTAAAGGAAAAAGGTAAGGTGCTTGAGCTGACAATAGACCCGGCAAGAAAGAGGTTCGACCCGAATACAGAGCCACACCATCACCTCATATGTGTTAAATGCAGTAGTATTGTAGATATACACAGGAAGTATCCTCTCAATATTACCGCAAATGAGGCAGGAGGATTTGAGATAGTCGGAAACCATATAGAGTTTTATGGCATATGCCCAAAATGTAAAAAGAAGGATCTTTAATTGAGTAAGAATATGGGAAGAAGGGTAAAGTTTATTATAATTTTATCAACTCTGGTTTTATCAGGCATTCTGATCATTGGTGCCTATTCTTATACAGTTGCCGATAGGCCTTCAGCTAATTTCAAATGGATTACTGAAAGACCAGGTGAAAAATTGCCCGAAGTAGTTGCTGGCAATACCCGCATAATACCATTCGAGTTTGCTTTTGAAGGAGATATATCAAAAGTAAATCTTGAAATAAAAGATGTGGAACTGAGAAAAATGGGAGTTTTTATTTCTGATGAGACCGTTGCCGTAAAAGACGGCAAGGCGTCTTCTCAGGTATTTTTTAATCTCAAGGAAGGAACCCCTCCCAGGCGTTATGACCTTAAGATTATAGCTAAGGATGCTGCAACAGAAAAGGTTATCGGCAAAGGCACAATACCATTTGCGGTCTATCCGTATTTCTATAACATATTAAAATGCTCTTGTTAAAAGGAGGTGCAATGGGATGGCTGTTTTTAAATGCAGCAAATGCGGTGCAACAAGCGAAGGAAGGTGCAAACCACAAAAGTGCCCGAAGTGCGGTGAAAAGGGCACAATGCAAAAACAGTGAATAGTGTCAGTTGATAATCTTAACTGACACTATTCACTGACACATTAATGGGAGTCTTTGATTCCTGATTAAAATTTACACAGGAGGTTTTAAAATGGAGCTTATCAATGAACATGAAATTGGCGTATCAAAAGGAACTGAGGTAGAGGATGCTGTAATGGCTAATTTTAAGGGAGAATGCACAGAGGTGGGTCTCTATCTTGCAATGGCAAGGCAGGCACAAAGAGAGGGTTATCCAGAAGTAGCCGAGACACTAAAGACTATTGCACTGGATGAGGCAATGCATGCAGCGCAGTTTGCAGAGATGAATGGCCTCGTGTCTAAAAACACAAAGGAAAACCTTGAGAAGATGCTTCAAGGTGAGATAGGTGCAAACAAAGGAAAGAAAGAGGCCGCAAAAAAATCGAGGGAGTGCAATTGCGACCCTGCCCATGACTTCTTTGATGAGTCCTCAAGAGATGAGGCAAGGCATGCGAGGATGTTAAAGGGCATCCTCGACAGGTTCTTTAAGAGTTAGGACTGATCACAGAGGGAGAATTAAAATTTAGCCACAGAGAACATAGAAGGAAATGGAGTAATGGAGTAATGGAGTGGTGGAGTATTGGGGAAAAAGAATACATTACTCCATTACTCCAACTTATAGCTCTGTGGCCTCATTGCCTCATCAAAAAATTTATAATCTACCAATAATTCCTCCCCAAATGTTTGAATTTTAGTAGTATAATTGTTTCATTCGATATTCTTTCAAGGGGGACTAACACGTGAAGGCCATAGAGATTAAACCAGATATATTCTGGGTTGGTGCAATAGACTGGGGTGTGAGGGATTTTCACGGCTATGTCACGCCAAACGGAACAACATACAACAATTATTTGATTCTTGATGAAAATATTACTCTAATCGATACAGTAAAACATGATTTTTACGAGATTACCATTGATAATATAAAAAGCCTTATCGAGCCATCAAGGATAGCCAACCTAATTGTAAACCATATCGAGCCTGACCATGCAAGCAGTATCGATAAGATTATGGAGCTTGCGCCCAATGCGACCATATATATAACCGAGAGGGGTAAGAAAGGACTTGACAGACACTTTGATACATCAAAGTGGAAGTTTAAGATTGTTAAAACAGGCGATACCCTGAATATCGGTAAGCACAATCTTTTATTCCTTGAGACCCCGATGCTTCACTGGCCTGATTCTATGATGACTTATGTAAAGGAGGCAAAACTCCTTATATCACAGGATGCATTTGGACAGCACCTCGCTACATCGGCCCGGTTTGATGACGAGTTTGTAGAATGTGCCTCCCATGCCGAGCTTGAGGACGCAGTGATTGATTACTATGCAAACATCCTTATGCCCTTTGGACAACTCATCAAGGCAAAGATAGCGGAAATCCAGAAGGCGGGATTGGAGATTAGTATGATCGCACCTGACCATGGTGTGATATGGAGGAAAGAGCCTGAGAGGGTTATCCAGATGTATCTCGATATGGCGAATGGAAAGGCTTCTCTGAGGGTTGCCATGATTTATGACACCATGTGGCGCAGCACTGAGCATATGACACTTCCAATAATGCAGGGGATAAAGGATGAGGGCGTTGATTGCAAGGTAATCAAACTCAGGGCAACACCCATGAGCATTGCTATTAAGGAATTCTGGAAATCGAGGGGTTGTCTTATTGGAACACCTACTCTAAACAATATCATGTTCCCAACAGTGGCGGAGTTTATGACCCACCTCAGGGGATTAAGGCCAAAGAATAGAATTGCTGGTGCATTCGGAAGTTGTGGATGGGGAGGTGGCGCAGTGAAAGAGGCATACGAGGAATTCAAGCGTATGGGCCTTGAGATAGTAGAGCCAGGGGTTCAGGTTATTTACAGGCCATCTGCTCAGGATGAAAAACAGTGTTATGAGTTTGGCAAAGAGTTTGCAAGGAAGGTAAAGGAATATCATCTGAAATTTTAGGGCTTAGATAGTTTTGCAAAATGCGCAGGAGGAAAAGATGTGGAGATGTACGGTATGTGGTTATGAATACGATGAGGAAGCTGAGGGGACACCCTTTGAACAGTTGCCAGATGACTGGAAATGCCCTGTGTGCAATGCACCAAAAGATGCATTTGAAAGGATTAGATAGAAAGAGGTAGACGGCTGGTGGAATTTCAATGAAGGTCATTACATTTCTTGGAAGTCCAAGAAAAAATGGGAATACAGAGCTTCTTCTGAAAGAGGCTATTCGAGGCATTGTAGATTCAGGGTTTGAAGTACAGACCTTTAACCTTAACCACATGAAGATTAGGCCCTGTCAGGACTGCGGGGCATGTAATAAAACGGGTATCTGCAAGATAAAAGATGATATGGGGCAGATTTATACTGCGATAAGAGAATCGCATCGGTTTATCCTTGCATCTCCTATATTTTTCTTCAGCCTCTCTGCTCAGGCAAAGATAATGATTGACAGATGCCAGGCCTTCTGGTGTGAGAAATATCTTCTGAAGAGGCCTATCCCTGGTGAGCAATATGGGAGGAAGGGGTTACTGCTCCTTGTTGGAGGAATGAAGAATGAGATCGGTTTTCAGTGTGCAGAGGCTATTGCAAAGGCATTCTTTAGAACTATAAGCGTGCCAGAGCATAATACGTTGAGTTTTACAGGAATAGATGCAAAGGGTGCAATCCTTGAGCATCCCACTGCGCTAAAAGATGCGTATAAGGCAGGGAAGGCGCTCATCATTTTCTCCTTGAAAAGAAACGGCCTAACTTATTGACTGCCTGTAATTTTCTCTGCTATACTTTTTGTAAGTATGGGCAGGAAAGGGTATATAGGCAGTCCCTACAGGTTACAGACCCCCTTACACCTGAAGGGGACTGAGATAAGATGAGTTTAGTCGGAAGACTTGAAGATTTAGCACTGTCTGATATATTTCAGATTTTAAGCATTGGAAGAAAAACCGGAAGCCTTATCATTAAAGGAAAAGATGGTAATGCAGCTATTGTATTTAGAAATGGTCTGGTGGTAAGGGCAGAGGTTGATTTCCTGAAAGGCGACATCGGAGAGCAGCTTTTTGAGCGGGGTATTATTAAAGAAGATACTTTTTCTCTCGCAAAAGAGGTAAAGAAAAGATTACCCCAGAAAGGTATTACAGAGGTTCTTATCGAATTAGGGGTGGTTTCTAAGGATGTAATGGAGAAGGCGGTAAAAAAAAGAGTGGAGGAAATAGTTTACAACCTTCTCCTCTGGCAGGATGGGAATTTCCAGTTTGAAGTCGATGAAATGAATATCGCAAATAAGGTTAATCTTTCTGACTGTGGCTGGGAACTTTCTAAGGGCATAAGTCCTGAGTATCTCCTGATGGAAGGGGCAAGGGTATATGATGAGAAGGTGGCACAGGAGGAATTCAGCCCATCTGAAGATCTGGCTATAAAAGAAGAGCCATGGATGGAGGGCGCATGGGAGGGAAAGTCGGAAAGGAGAGATATATCTGCCTTGCGCTCATTGACTACAGAGCTCAGGTTTCCCACCACAACTTCAGAGATAACTCTTTTAATATTGAGGTTTGCAAGCGATATCTTCCAGCGAGGGATTCTTTTTATGGTCGGCAAGACCTCCATGGCAGGACTCGGGCAGTTCGGCCTTGGCCTTGAAGGCGCAGATGACAAAATAAGGGAGATAACGATTCCCCTTGCCCGCAGCCCATTTTTTTCAAAGATAATCTCAAGCCAATTTAACTATTATGGCCGTGTGGATAGAGATGAGGGTACCGAATTGCTTTTATCAGAACTTGGTAGTGATTGGCCGAAAGAATGTGCTATATTTCCTATAGTTGCTGAGGGCAAGACAGTGGCACTGCTTTACTGTGATAATTCCCTCACAGGAGAGTCTTTTGGGGAAACAGAAGGGTTAGAGATATTTATAAGTCAGGCAGGGCTTGCTTTAGAAAAATCCCTTCTGGAGCGAAGGGTGCAAGAGCTTGAAAAATTTAAGGGGGATTCGTCCCCCGATGCAGATACCCCATAGAGCACAGGAAAGGAGGTATATGTGAAGTCTGTCCTCATCGTTGAAGATTCAGCAACCACAAGGTCTTTTATAAGGGCTGTTATAGAGGAAATCGGTGACTTTAATACAGTTGAGGCATCTTCAGGTTTTGATGCCTTAAAGACCTTGCCTACCCAGCATTTCGATCTGATAATTACTGATATTAATATGCCTGACATAAATGGCCTTGAGCTGATAAATTTTGTAAAAGGGAACCCGAACTATAAGGACATCCCCCTGATAATTGTTACTACAGAGCGGAGCGAGGAGGATAAAAAAAGGGGGTTGGCCATGGGTGCTTTTGGATATATCACAAAACCTTTCAAATCAGAGGACTTACAGAACATGGTGAAAGGAGCTTTAAACCTGTGAAAGGCTCTAAAAAGGAATTTATCGCTGAGTCAGAGGAGATTATTGCAGAAGTTGAGAAGGGCCTCCTGGCGCTTTTAAATGCTTTTA is a window of Nitrospirota bacterium DNA encoding:
- a CDS encoding transcriptional repressor, with translation MGGQVNKYKDLGFKLTPQRLAVLNYLEGNKSHPSAEDVYKNVSKKYPTMSFATVYSTLEILKEKGKVLELTIDPARKRFDPNTEPHHHLICVKCSSIVDIHRKYPLNITANEAGGFEIVGNHIEFYGICPKCKKKDL
- a CDS encoding rubredoxin yields the protein MAVFKCSKCGATSEGRCKPQKCPKCGEKGTMQKQ
- a CDS encoding rubrerythrin family protein, with translation MELINEHEIGVSKGTEVEDAVMANFKGECTEVGLYLAMARQAQREGYPEVAETLKTIALDEAMHAAQFAEMNGLVSKNTKENLEKMLQGEIGANKGKKEAAKKSRECNCDPAHDFFDESSRDEARHARMLKGILDRFFKS
- a CDS encoding FprA family A-type flavoprotein encodes the protein MKAIEIKPDIFWVGAIDWGVRDFHGYVTPNGTTYNNYLILDENITLIDTVKHDFYEITIDNIKSLIEPSRIANLIVNHIEPDHASSIDKIMELAPNATIYITERGKKGLDRHFDTSKWKFKIVKTGDTLNIGKHNLLFLETPMLHWPDSMMTYVKEAKLLISQDAFGQHLATSARFDDEFVECASHAELEDAVIDYYANILMPFGQLIKAKIAEIQKAGLEISMIAPDHGVIWRKEPERVIQMYLDMANGKASLRVAMIYDTMWRSTEHMTLPIMQGIKDEGVDCKVIKLRATPMSIAIKEFWKSRGCLIGTPTLNNIMFPTVAEFMTHLRGLRPKNRIAGAFGSCGWGGGAVKEAYEEFKRMGLEIVEPGVQVIYRPSAQDEKQCYEFGKEFARKVKEYHLKF
- a CDS encoding rubredoxin — its product is MWRCTVCGYEYDEEAEGTPFEQLPDDWKCPVCNAPKDAFERIR
- a CDS encoding flavodoxin family protein, encoding MKVITFLGSPRKNGNTELLLKEAIRGIVDSGFEVQTFNLNHMKIRPCQDCGACNKTGICKIKDDMGQIYTAIRESHRFILASPIFFFSLSAQAKIMIDRCQAFWCEKYLLKRPIPGEQYGRKGLLLLVGGMKNEIGFQCAEAIAKAFFRTISVPEHNTLSFTGIDAKGAILEHPTALKDAYKAGKALIIFSLKRNGLTY
- a CDS encoding DUF4388 domain-containing protein gives rise to the protein MSLVGRLEDLALSDIFQILSIGRKTGSLIIKGKDGNAAIVFRNGLVVRAEVDFLKGDIGEQLFERGIIKEDTFSLAKEVKKRLPQKGITEVLIELGVVSKDVMEKAVKKRVEEIVYNLLLWQDGNFQFEVDEMNIANKVNLSDCGWELSKGISPEYLLMEGARVYDEKVAQEEFSPSEDLAIKEEPWMEGAWEGKSERRDISALRSLTTELRFPTTTSEITLLILRFASDIFQRGILFMVGKTSMAGLGQFGLGLEGADDKIREITIPLARSPFFSKIISSQFNYYGRVDRDEGTELLLSELGSDWPKECAIFPIVAEGKTVALLYCDNSLTGESFGETEGLEIFISQAGLALEKSLLERRVQELEKFKGDSSPDADTP
- a CDS encoding response regulator yields the protein MKSVLIVEDSATTRSFIRAVIEEIGDFNTVEASSGFDALKTLPTQHFDLIITDINMPDINGLELINFVKGNPNYKDIPLIIVTTERSEEDKKRGLAMGAFGYITKPFKSEDLQNMVKGALNL